The genomic DNA GCATCTACGGTTAGGAGCGAGAATGACTACAAAACCATGAAGTCCTTAGAAGTCGCTATGCTGGATATAGTCTGACTTAAGACAAGTAGAGTGTAAAGCGCCAGATGATAGATTGGCAGGTTGATCCTTTTCTTTCGTGTTCAACTATTCACCTACAGAATCATATAAAACTGTGCACATTTTCCGTCCACCTTCGTTTAATGATCTCCTTCCTCCGGTCGTCTTAGCTTCTTGGGCCAATCCAAATCGATTGCCATCACATCCAGCGCATGTATATCGATCGCTGTCCCAATGATGCTGCGAAAGCTTGGCCCCGTGCGTCCGAAATCACTGTGCACCAGCTCCTTGATGTACGTGCCGGCCTGCGAAACAATGTCAACCACCATCGCATACGGATTGTCCCGGCAAGCGTACGCTCGCACGCTGTACACCGTCCTAGGCCGGGCCAGAAGCGTTCTCCGATGCAGCACCCTCAACGGCGTTACCTGCTGCATCACGAACGGTTCGTCTATGCGCAGCTTCCGGATCATTTCCTCCGTCACGGGCTCATTCGTCGTCACGCACAGAGCGCGGTAAAACTTACGCTTGTCCTCTTCGCTACCTCGTATGTGCACCAGATCTTCCCGCTTCACCAGCTGCACATCTCTTATGGCAACCGTTTGAGAAGTGCCTACCTGTTGCTCCATCCGGATCGCAACTTCCTCCGGCAGCTGGTCCGTTTTCGCATCGATAATCTCCAGCACGAACGGTCGCCCTTCGCCGAGACAGCGCACATCGACGTCTTCCCGTCCGCTGGAGGAAAAGATCAACTGTTCCTCGGCAACGCCAAAGTGCGGTGCAATGCTGGCAGCAATCGTTTCCTGCACACTACCCTCCATCTTCCGCTTTCCGTCGATCATCCACGGCGTTTGGCTAAGCTCGCGGGAAAATTTGTTGTACCGGCCGGCAAGAAAAATGGTTGGCCCGGTAAACGTAAGCTCCCCCCGTACCAAGCCAACCTCCTCCGTGGAAACCGGTGGCACCGAGTAGTGTTTCCGGAACCGATCCTTGTTGATCACATCCGGTGTGAAGTGTTTCTCAAACGCATTCCTTGAGATAAACTcctttttggtgtgtttgttggttttccgGCTCGCAAACACTCCCGGACTAACCAACTCTAGTACATTCAGCTCTTCCTGCTCGTTGGCGTAGCTGTACGGAACGTTTATCATTACACCGTCGACGGAAAATGGTTTGCCGAGCGTTGTTTCGAGCTGGTGTATAATGATCATTTTCAGCGCATCTTTCACCGCGATGTCGGGTGCGTTTGAGGCAGAAAATGCCTGTGGAAAGCGATCCAACACATCGAGCCACAGGGCTAGCTGCCGCAGGTGAAGCACAATCGGCAGTGAAATAGAGGTAAGAAATCCTGCCTCACACTGATATTGCTGGTAGCCGCCGTGCTCTTTCACTTCGCGGGCTAGAGTGGCAATGCGGTCCAGATCGAACAGCCCCAGACAAGCGATGCAAACGTTTTCTTTTAGCTTTTTCGCTTTCTGATGGTCATTTTTAGGTTCCAAACCACGCTGTAATGAGAAAAAGAATCAGGTTTTAGAAAAGAACTTTTAATGCTAGCATTATCTATGTATGCAAACCTTCAGCAGCGTTGCATCAATATCGATAAAGTCTTCCTTCGCGCCTTTCAGGAACCGTAAACAGCACACTTTACAACAGTCTACCGAACGAAGATAATTGTAAATTTCTTGTTGCTGTGCCATAGCTGTGATTTTGCGTGAGCACGTAAAAAGATAAAATTTGCCGGCTTTCGAACGCGCGCACACTTTCTATATTCTGAATCGAAACAACATTGAAACGTCACGCACGctgaatgtaaacaatgccAAGGTATGTATAGCAAGGTGTCGTTGCCGGTGAAATCTTCCATGCATTAATACCCTGAAATGATATAGAAAAGGTATAATTAGAATTTATAGTATCTGTAATATGATAAATAGATTTAATAATGGTAAAGTGGTatttaaaacattattttgtaattaaaacACTGAATAAACATTCCAAATACAAACTTTGTTTTGTATGTCGACTAATGTCGACCAACGTTGAATCAGTTTGACATTCGCGATAGCGCGTTCGGCTGTCAAAAAGGAAATCGTACACAAACAAGCAGCTTGTTATTTACATTTTCAGTGCATTCGTTGCGTATTTTAGATAAAGAttgttaaaataatattttctagTGGAAACACCAACATGGCTTCTAAACATAATGTATGCAATGAAACATTCACCCAACCGAGCCATGATGAGCAtaggttttatgtttttgttcttcttctgttcTCCGCAGTTTAACGTCGAAGAGTTACTATCCGGGTTTGATTCGATGAAAATATCCGCCCTAAGGAATGCTGCCAAGCTATCCCCTCTGATAAAGGAACGCACGATTGGGCCCGATTGTGTTGATCTCTCGCAGAAGAAAGTCGCTGGCCCGCCATCACCCGGCAAGGTGGAAAGTAATGATGCGACCAAAGAGAATGATCCTAACCTATCCAACGAAGGACCAAGCACGAACGGTACACCAAAGTCGGTGGAAAAGAAGAAACCCACCACGGCACACTTTAACGCCACCGTACATAACGATGCAGCGGATTGTGCAGCGGTCCAGCTGAAACTACACCAACAGGACATCGAACGACAGCGGGTGGCCAGTGTACAGAAGACACTGGccgaacggcaaacaaaaattcGCCTAGCGGATGAGGTGCGTGAAGCACA from Anopheles stephensi strain Indian chromosome 2, UCI_ANSTEP_V1.0, whole genome shotgun sequence includes the following:
- the LOC118503872 gene encoding putative tRNA pseudouridine synthase Pus10; amino-acid sequence: MAQQQEIYNYLRSVDCCKVCCLRFLKGAKEDFIDIDATLLKRGLEPKNDHQKAKKLKENVCIACLGLFDLDRIATLAREVKEHGGYQQYQCEAGFLTSISLPIVLHLRQLALWLDVLDRFPQAFSASNAPDIAVKDALKMIIIHQLETTLGKPFSVDGVMINVPYSYANEQEELNVLELVSPGVFASRKTNKHTKKEFISRNAFEKHFTPDVINKDRFRKHYSVPPVSTEEVGLVRGELTFTGPTIFLAGRYNKFSRELSQTPWMIDGKRKMEGSVQETIAASIAPHFGVAEEQLIFSSSGREDVDVRCLGEGRPFVLEIIDAKTDQLPEEVAIRMEQQVGTSQTVAIRDVQLVKREDLVHIRGSEEDKRKFYRALCVTTNEPVTEEMIRKLRIDEPFVMQQVTPLRVLHRRTLLARPRTVYSVRAYACRDNPYAMVVDIVSQAGTYIKELVHSDFGRTGPSFRSIIGTAIDIHALDVMAIDLDWPKKLRRPEEGDH